Proteins from a genomic interval of Stenotrophomonas sp. 24(2023):
- a CDS encoding phage minor tail protein L — protein MITADAQQLEPGGRITVFELDASSFGADQLYFHAHLQSGVIWWQGQEYGAWPIEASGFERTSDQPPSPRLRVSNIDGRITAMCLMFDDLVGARLIRRQTLARYLDAANFEDGNPSADPNEHFPDEVWFIERKIGEDKEMVEFELTTAIDLNGEQLPGRQIIAGMCGWLVRGGYRGAYCGYNGPPVADADDVATSDPARDQCGGRVRSCKLRFGQDKPLPYGGFPAAGLLRS, from the coding sequence ATGATTACCGCCGACGCCCAGCAGCTTGAGCCGGGTGGCCGCATCACCGTCTTCGAGCTGGATGCCAGCAGCTTCGGTGCCGACCAGCTCTACTTCCATGCGCACCTGCAGTCCGGTGTGATCTGGTGGCAGGGGCAGGAGTACGGCGCCTGGCCCATCGAAGCCTCCGGTTTCGAGCGCACCAGCGACCAGCCGCCCAGCCCGCGCCTGCGGGTCAGCAACATCGATGGCCGCATCACCGCCATGTGCCTGATGTTCGACGACCTGGTCGGTGCCCGCCTCATCCGCCGGCAGACGCTGGCCCGGTACCTGGATGCAGCCAACTTCGAGGACGGCAATCCCAGTGCCGACCCCAACGAGCATTTCCCGGATGAAGTCTGGTTCATCGAACGCAAGATCGGTGAAGACAAGGAAATGGTGGAGTTCGAACTGACCACGGCCATCGACCTCAACGGCGAGCAGCTGCCCGGACGGCAGATCATCGCCGGCATGTGCGGCTGGCTGGTGCGCGGCGGCTACCGCGGTGCCTACTGCGGCTACAACGGCCCGCCGGTGGCCGACGCCGACGATGTGGCCACCAGCGATCCGGCCCGCGACCAGTGTGGCGGGCGCGTGCGCAGCTGCAAGCTGCGCTTCGGGCAGGACAAGCCCTTGCCTTACGGCGGCTTCCCCGCCGCTGGCCTGCTGCGCTCCTGA
- a CDS encoding response regulator transcription factor: protein MRILLVEDEAPLRETLAARLKREGFAVDAAQDGEEGLYMGREVPFDVGIIDLGLPKMSGMELIKALRDEGKKFPVLILTARSSWQDKVEGLKQGADDYLVKPFHVEELLARVNALLRRAAGWSKPTLECGPVALDLAAQTVSVAGSNVDLTSYEYKVLEYLMMHAGELVSKADLTEHIYQQDFDRDSNVLEVFIGRLRKKLDPDGELKPIETVRGRGYRFAIPRNEG from the coding sequence ATGCGTATCCTTCTGGTCGAAGACGAAGCCCCGCTGCGCGAGACCCTGGCAGCCCGGCTCAAGCGCGAAGGCTTTGCCGTCGATGCTGCACAGGATGGCGAGGAAGGTCTGTACATGGGCCGCGAAGTGCCGTTCGATGTCGGCATCATCGACCTGGGCCTGCCGAAGATGTCGGGCATGGAGCTGATCAAGGCCCTGCGCGATGAAGGCAAGAAGTTCCCGGTGCTGATCCTGACCGCCCGTTCCAGCTGGCAGGACAAGGTCGAAGGCCTCAAGCAGGGTGCCGACGATTACCTGGTCAAGCCGTTCCACGTCGAAGAGCTGCTGGCCCGCGTCAATGCGCTGCTGCGCCGCGCCGCCGGCTGGAGCAAGCCGACGCTGGAATGCGGCCCGGTCGCCCTGGACCTGGCCGCGCAGACCGTCAGCGTGGCCGGCAGCAACGTGGACCTGACCAGCTACGAGTACAAGGTGCTCGAATACCTGATGATGCATGCCGGTGAACTGGTCTCCAAGGCCGACCTCACCGAGCACATCTACCAGCAGGATTTCGACCGCGACTCGAACGTGCTGGAAGTGTTCATCGGCCGCCTGCGCAAGAAGCTGGATCCGGACGGTGAGCTCAAGCCGATCGAAACCGTGCGTGGCCGCGGCTACCGCTTCGCCATTCCGCGCAACGAGGGCTGA
- a CDS encoding tail assembly protein, producing the protein MTDRLRTIRLYGKLGARFGRRFRLAVNSPAEAVHALCVMLPGFQQYLLGARAKGMEFSVFAGRQNLSAEQLHDPPGQDDIRIAPVLLGSKRGGLLQTIAGVVLIVAGNIINGLSYGWAGPVGTAMMKLGWGLVFGGVTQLLSPQPRGVGARDSPENQPSYSMNGTINTQAQGNPVPIAYGGHDSKGMFVGSAVISGGILAEDQL; encoded by the coding sequence ATGACTGACCGCCTGCGTACGATCCGCCTGTACGGCAAGCTGGGCGCCCGCTTCGGGCGCCGGTTCCGGCTGGCGGTCAACAGCCCGGCTGAGGCCGTGCATGCCCTGTGCGTGATGCTGCCCGGCTTCCAGCAGTACCTGCTGGGGGCCAGGGCCAAGGGCATGGAATTTTCCGTCTTTGCCGGCAGGCAGAATCTGTCCGCCGAGCAGTTGCATGACCCGCCCGGCCAGGACGACATCCGCATTGCACCGGTGCTGCTCGGCAGCAAGCGTGGTGGCCTGCTGCAGACGATCGCGGGCGTTGTGCTGATCGTGGCCGGCAACATCATCAACGGGCTGAGCTATGGCTGGGCCGGGCCGGTAGGCACCGCCATGATGAAGCTGGGGTGGGGCTTGGTGTTCGGTGGTGTCACCCAGCTGCTGTCTCCTCAACCGAGGGGAGTGGGGGCCAGGGACAGCCCGGAAAACCAGCCCAGTTACAGCATGAATGGCACGATCAATACCCAGGCACAGGGCAATCCCGTACCCATCGCCTACGGCGGCCATGACAGCAAGGGCATGTTCGTGGGTTCAGCCGTGATCAGCGGCGGCATCCTGGCGGAGGACCAGCTTTGA
- the birA gene encoding bifunctional biotin--[acetyl-CoA-carboxylase] ligase/biotin operon repressor BirA has translation MEAAVDDRQLLAKLAAGRLSGDALARELGQTRAAIWKRIQGLRAAGVEIEGRAGDGYGLTRPLELLDAERIQAALPPAAAGQLHDLQVLWTVDSTNAELLRCSAPERGVSVRLAERQTGGRGRRGRTWASPLAAHVYLSVLRWFEGGLVRLSGLSLVAGIAVAEGLHDLGYTRAGLKWPNDLIVDGRKLVGLLAEGGGEYAGPARAVIGIGINVHMPPAFAEQITQPWIDLDTMAGAPVDRNVVAAAVLARLLPALDLFDREGLAPFLPRYAALDVLAGRAVRVEQGGVWREGTALGLAEDGALRVVIDGREQQVHAGEVSVRAQ, from the coding sequence ATGGAAGCTGCCGTGGACGACCGCCAACTGCTGGCCAAACTCGCTGCCGGACGCCTTTCCGGCGACGCCCTGGCGCGTGAGCTGGGCCAGACCCGCGCCGCCATTTGGAAGCGGATTCAAGGACTTAGAGCTGCCGGCGTGGAGATCGAAGGCCGCGCCGGTGACGGCTACGGGCTGACCCGGCCGCTGGAACTGCTCGACGCCGAGCGCATCCAGGCCGCCCTGCCGCCGGCCGCCGCCGGGCAGCTGCACGACCTGCAGGTGCTGTGGACGGTGGACTCCACCAACGCCGAATTGCTGCGCTGCAGCGCGCCTGAGCGGGGTGTCAGCGTCCGGCTGGCCGAGCGCCAGACCGGTGGCCGCGGTCGCCGGGGCCGCACCTGGGCCTCGCCGCTGGCGGCCCATGTCTACCTGTCGGTGCTGCGCTGGTTCGAGGGCGGGCTGGTGCGGCTGAGCGGGCTGAGCCTGGTGGCCGGCATTGCCGTGGCCGAGGGCCTGCACGACCTGGGCTACACCCGCGCCGGTCTGAAATGGCCGAACGACCTGATCGTCGATGGCCGCAAGCTGGTCGGCCTGCTGGCCGAAGGTGGCGGTGAATATGCGGGCCCGGCGCGCGCGGTGATCGGCATCGGCATCAACGTGCACATGCCGCCCGCATTTGCCGAGCAGATCACCCAGCCCTGGATCGACCTGGACACGATGGCCGGCGCGCCGGTGGACCGCAATGTGGTGGCCGCCGCCGTGCTGGCGCGCCTGCTGCCTGCACTGGATCTGTTCGACCGCGAAGGGCTGGCCCCGTTCCTGCCGCGCTACGCCGCGCTGGACGTGCTGGCCGGGCGTGCCGTGCGCGTGGAGCAGGGCGGCGTGTGGCGCGAGGGCACCGCACTGGGCCTGGCCGAGGACGGCGCACTGCGCGTGGTCATCGACGGCCGCGAGCAGCAGGTGCATGCCGGCGAAGTGAGCGTGAGGGCGCAATGA
- a CDS encoding M90 family metallopeptidase: MAQLPAGHVPLIKSLLQWLRPAPQPIDDTLWQSACARAAWLHGLDAQRRDRLRTLSARFLHEKTITPLGGLVLQPADAVLLAALCCLPLLELGEAGLRGWSQLIVYPDAFRVQRSHMDAAGVLHEWDDELIGESWDSGPLILSWADVQADLQAPDEGYCVAVHEMAHKIDALDGAMDGTPPLPRAWQRTWAQDFQQAYDAFCAQVDAGEELLIDPYAAEAPEEFFAVASEYHFTAPDLLAQALPSVAAHLRRFYGEPPVLSAQ, from the coding sequence GTGGCACAGCTTCCTGCCGGGCATGTTCCGCTGATCAAGTCGTTGTTGCAGTGGCTGCGCCCCGCGCCGCAGCCGATCGATGACACGCTGTGGCAATCGGCCTGTGCACGCGCGGCATGGCTGCACGGCCTGGACGCGCAACGCCGCGACCGCCTGCGCACGCTCAGCGCGCGCTTCCTGCATGAAAAGACCATCACCCCGCTCGGCGGCCTGGTACTGCAACCGGCCGATGCCGTGCTGTTGGCCGCACTGTGCTGCCTGCCGCTGCTGGAACTGGGCGAGGCGGGCCTGCGCGGCTGGTCGCAGTTGATCGTCTACCCCGATGCCTTCCGCGTGCAGCGCAGCCACATGGATGCGGCCGGCGTGCTGCATGAGTGGGATGACGAGCTGATTGGCGAGTCCTGGGACAGCGGCCCGCTGATCCTGTCCTGGGCCGATGTGCAGGCCGACCTGCAGGCGCCGGACGAGGGTTACTGCGTGGCCGTGCACGAGATGGCGCACAAGATCGATGCGCTTGACGGGGCGATGGATGGTACCCCGCCCCTGCCGCGCGCGTGGCAGCGCACGTGGGCGCAGGATTTCCAGCAGGCCTACGATGCGTTCTGCGCGCAGGTGGATGCCGGCGAGGAGCTGCTGATCGATCCGTATGCCGCCGAAGCGCCGGAGGAATTCTTCGCGGTGGCCAGCGAGTACCACTTCACCGCACCGGATCTGCTGGCGCAGGCGCTGCCGAGCGTGGCCGCGCATCTGCGGCGGTTCTATGGCGAGCCACCGGTGTTGTCGGCGCAATAG
- a CDS encoding phage tail protein, whose translation MKPIIQTQPRGHSVAAAALAGAKKGKSNARTPVETPDSLRSMAVARVIDLASEGEIRGLVAGQQSVFLDQVPVQNPDGTLNFSGVQVETRSGTQDQEHIAGFPSIENEVGVNVELRSDSPIVRTVSGADLSAVRIRFAVPALQKTNTENGDTEGYRIVYAVDLATDGGPFSTVLTDAFSGKTTSQYERSRRIDLPSGSQWQVRIRRLTANANSSTVADTVNVLSMTEIIDAKLRYPNCALAAVQVDASQFQNIPSRAYQLWGRVVRVPSNYDPLTRSYTGVWDGTFKSSWTNNPAWVFFDIVTNDRFGLGHRIPLDWVDKWRLYQIARYCDEPVSDGQGGKEPRFTCSLYLQTRAEAYRVLQDMASMFRGISFYASGQVMAAADMPKDPVQTYSQANVVDGRFRYSGSGRKARHTVALVSWSDPEDFGRQKVEVVQHLPGVARYGINQMEVTAVGCHSRSQAQRVGNHILYTEMLETETVSFSVGLDALGCMPGDIIQVADANRAGRRNGGRIRSAGPRTLVLDKAPDQVAAGDILRATLPNGHSEARTVQSVSGDTLTVTAPWSAVPVAQSVWALESPELALQQFRVLAITEGDGVTYEITALKHVPGKFAAIDDGTRLEPLPISIVPPSVQPPPANVRMASRAVVDQGIATSVLTIEWDAADKAIAYDVEWRRGDLNWVRIGRVGTQSAEVRGIYAGQYLARVRAVNALGAVSQPALSALTAIAGKTTPPPALASLACRSRVFGIDLAWAFPTGAGDTERTELWHATSPDRSQATKLGDFAYPQATHQMNGLAAGARFWFWGRLVDRSGNVGPWYPAAAGVMGEASSNAADYDAYFAGRINESALGQQLQQTLQRVGQVAPLVWDAAASYAPGQTVIHLGRIWSWQGTAAGNETPPGTRWKDIGQAVAEAGAVVGRLDSLALDVATIDGKVTAQGEKVDGLFAQVSDHSAGEEDYNVGENDASSGAITVYSVMAEKDAALARRVDTVEAQIDGVPGKIEGVSAAVQQVSQAVVNLDGKVSATYTVKAQITSAGQIYMAGMGLGVEQQPDGSYQSQILMQADRFALFNKNSGQVSAPFVVQGGQTFINQAFIANGTIQNAMIGDVIQSNAVGIDGQPRWKLDKNGTLTMNGAGNGGRLTINDNVINVYDSNGQVRVRMGIW comes from the coding sequence TTGAAACCGATCATCCAGACCCAGCCACGCGGGCACAGCGTGGCAGCAGCGGCACTGGCCGGTGCCAAGAAAGGCAAGAGCAACGCCCGCACGCCGGTGGAGACCCCGGACAGCCTGCGGTCCATGGCGGTGGCACGCGTCATCGACCTGGCCAGCGAAGGCGAGATCCGCGGCCTGGTGGCCGGCCAGCAGTCGGTGTTCCTTGACCAGGTGCCGGTACAGAACCCGGATGGCACGCTGAACTTTTCCGGCGTCCAGGTCGAAACGCGTTCCGGTACCCAGGACCAGGAGCACATCGCCGGGTTCCCTTCGATCGAGAACGAAGTCGGCGTCAACGTCGAACTGCGCAGCGACTCCCCGATCGTGCGGACGGTGTCCGGTGCCGACCTGTCGGCGGTACGCATCCGCTTTGCGGTGCCCGCGCTGCAGAAGACCAACACCGAAAACGGCGATACCGAGGGCTACCGCATCGTCTATGCGGTTGACCTGGCCACCGACGGCGGACCGTTCAGCACCGTGCTGACCGATGCCTTCAGCGGCAAGACCACCTCGCAGTACGAGCGCAGCCGCCGTATCGACCTGCCCAGCGGCAGCCAATGGCAGGTGCGGATCCGCCGGCTGACGGCCAATGCCAACAGCAGCACCGTTGCCGACACCGTCAACGTGCTGTCGATGACCGAGATCATCGATGCCAAGCTGCGCTACCCCAACTGCGCACTGGCCGCGGTGCAGGTCGATGCCAGCCAGTTCCAGAACATCCCCAGCCGCGCCTACCAGTTGTGGGGCCGCGTGGTGCGCGTGCCGTCCAACTACGATCCGCTCACCCGCAGCTACACCGGTGTATGGGACGGTACGTTCAAGAGCAGTTGGACCAACAACCCGGCCTGGGTGTTCTTCGACATCGTCACCAACGACCGGTTCGGCCTGGGCCATCGCATCCCGCTGGACTGGGTGGACAAGTGGCGGCTGTACCAGATCGCGCGCTACTGCGATGAGCCGGTCAGCGATGGGCAGGGGGGCAAGGAGCCGCGCTTCACCTGCAGCCTGTACCTGCAGACCCGCGCCGAGGCCTACCGCGTGCTGCAGGACATGGCCAGCATGTTCCGCGGCATCAGTTTCTACGCCAGTGGCCAGGTGATGGCGGCGGCGGACATGCCCAAGGATCCGGTGCAGACCTACAGCCAGGCCAACGTGGTCGATGGCCGTTTCCGCTACTCCGGCAGCGGGCGCAAGGCGCGCCACACGGTTGCCCTGGTGTCCTGGAGCGATCCGGAGGACTTCGGCCGGCAGAAGGTGGAAGTGGTACAGCACCTGCCCGGTGTGGCGCGCTACGGCATCAACCAGATGGAGGTGACGGCCGTGGGCTGCCACTCGCGTTCGCAGGCGCAGCGCGTGGGCAACCACATCCTGTACACGGAAATGCTGGAAACCGAAACGGTCAGCTTCTCGGTCGGGCTGGATGCCCTGGGCTGCATGCCCGGGGACATCATCCAGGTGGCCGACGCGAACCGTGCAGGCCGGCGCAATGGCGGCCGCATCCGCAGTGCAGGCCCGCGCACGCTGGTGCTGGACAAGGCGCCGGACCAGGTCGCGGCAGGCGACATCCTGCGTGCGACGCTGCCCAATGGCCATTCCGAAGCGCGCACGGTGCAGTCGGTGAGCGGCGACACCCTCACCGTGACAGCACCGTGGTCCGCGGTGCCGGTGGCGCAGTCGGTATGGGCACTGGAATCACCCGAACTGGCCCTGCAGCAGTTCCGTGTGCTGGCGATTACCGAAGGTGATGGTGTCACCTATGAAATCACCGCGCTCAAGCATGTGCCGGGCAAGTTCGCGGCCATTGATGACGGCACGCGCCTGGAGCCGCTGCCCATCAGCATCGTGCCACCGAGCGTGCAGCCGCCACCGGCCAACGTACGCATGGCATCGCGCGCGGTGGTCGACCAGGGTATCGCCACCTCGGTGCTGACCATTGAATGGGATGCCGCCGACAAGGCGATCGCCTATGACGTGGAATGGCGCCGTGGCGATCTGAACTGGGTCCGCATCGGGCGGGTCGGGACCCAGAGCGCCGAAGTCCGTGGCATCTACGCCGGCCAGTACCTGGCCCGGGTACGTGCCGTGAACGCGCTGGGGGCGGTATCCCAGCCTGCGCTCAGTGCCTTGACCGCGATTGCAGGCAAGACCACGCCGCCTCCGGCACTGGCGTCGCTGGCCTGCCGCAGCCGGGTCTTCGGCATCGACCTGGCGTGGGCCTTCCCCACCGGCGCGGGGGATACCGAACGCACCGAGCTGTGGCACGCCACCAGCCCGGACCGCAGCCAGGCCACCAAGCTGGGCGACTTCGCCTACCCCCAGGCCACGCACCAGATGAATGGCCTGGCCGCCGGTGCACGCTTCTGGTTCTGGGGGCGGTTGGTTGATCGCAGCGGCAACGTCGGGCCGTGGTATCCGGCCGCTGCAGGGGTGATGGGCGAAGCCAGCAGCAACGCCGCCGACTATGACGCGTACTTTGCCGGGCGCATCAACGAAAGTGCCCTGGGCCAGCAGCTGCAGCAGACCCTGCAGCGGGTGGGCCAGGTGGCTCCCCTGGTCTGGGATGCCGCCGCCAGCTATGCGCCCGGGCAGACGGTCATCCACCTTGGCCGCATCTGGAGCTGGCAGGGCACGGCGGCCGGCAACGAGACCCCGCCCGGCACGCGCTGGAAGGACATCGGTCAGGCCGTTGCCGAGGCCGGTGCCGTCGTCGGCCGCCTGGACTCGCTGGCGCTGGATGTGGCCACCATCGATGGCAAGGTCACCGCGCAGGGCGAGAAGGTGGATGGCCTGTTCGCGCAGGTCAGTGACCACAGTGCCGGCGAAGAGGACTACAACGTCGGCGAGAACGATGCCAGTTCGGGCGCGATCACCGTCTACAGCGTGATGGCCGAAAAGGATGCCGCGCTGGCGCGGCGCGTGGATACCGTTGAAGCGCAGATCGATGGCGTGCCCGGCAAGATCGAAGGGGTCAGTGCGGCGGTCCAGCAGGTATCGCAGGCGGTGGTGAACCTGGATGGCAAGGTCAGTGCGACGTACACCGTCAAGGCACAGATCACCAGTGCCGGCCAGATCTACATGGCCGGCATGGGCCTGGGGGTGGAACAGCAGCCCGATGGCAGCTACCAGAGCCAGATCCTGATGCAGGCCGACCGCTTCGCGCTGTTCAACAAGAACAGTGGCCAGGTCAGCGCACCGTTCGTGGTGCAGGGCGGGCAGACGTTCATCAACCAGGCCTTCATCGCCAACGGCACGATCCAGAACGCGATGATCGGTGATGTCATCCAGTCCAATGCCGTGGGCATCGATGGCCAGCCGCGCTGGAAACTGGACAAGAACGGCACGCTGACAATGAATGGTGCGGGCAATGGCGGGCGCCTGACGATCAACGACAACGTCATCAATGTGTACGACAGCAACGGGCAGGTGCGTGTCCGGATGGGGATCTGGTAA
- a CDS encoding C40 family peptidase: MQPTTLTAIQAHAVAEYPRECCGLIVAIDGQECYLPCRNTAGTPSEHFRLPAEDYAAAEDQGEVLALVHSHPDAAATPSDADRVMCERSGLAWHIISVGQVAGQPPECGDLQTLQPSGYLAPLVGRQFAHGVLDCYSLVRDFHARQLGITLHDHAREDDWWSRGQDLYSLERLHAEGFDLVQGPPRRGDMILMQIRAPVTNHAGIYLGDGQMLHHLHGRLSEIVPYGGMWAERTRCIVRHREVRHD; encoded by the coding sequence ATGCAACCGACAACCCTGACGGCCATCCAGGCGCATGCCGTGGCCGAGTACCCGCGCGAGTGCTGCGGGCTGATCGTGGCCATTGATGGCCAGGAGTGCTACCTGCCCTGCCGGAACACGGCCGGCACGCCCAGCGAGCACTTCCGCCTGCCCGCCGAGGACTATGCCGCGGCCGAGGACCAGGGCGAAGTGCTGGCACTGGTGCACAGCCATCCCGATGCTGCGGCCACGCCTTCGGATGCTGACCGGGTGATGTGCGAGCGCAGCGGCCTGGCCTGGCACATCATCAGCGTCGGCCAGGTCGCGGGCCAGCCGCCGGAGTGCGGCGATCTGCAGACCCTCCAGCCCAGTGGCTATCTGGCCCCGCTGGTCGGCCGCCAGTTCGCCCACGGCGTGCTGGACTGCTACAGCCTGGTGCGCGACTTCCATGCCCGCCAATTGGGCATCACGCTGCACGACCACGCCCGCGAAGACGACTGGTGGAGCCGCGGCCAGGACCTGTACAGCCTGGAGCGCCTGCATGCTGAAGGCTTCGACCTGGTCCAGGGCCCGCCGCGGCGTGGCGACATGATCCTGATGCAGATCCGGGCACCGGTCACCAACCATGCCGGCATCTACCTGGGGGATGGCCAGATGCTGCACCACCTGCACGGGCGCCTGTCCGAGATCGTGCCCTATGGCGGCATGTGGGCCGAGCGCACCCGCTGCATCGTGCGCCATCGCGAGGTGCGCCATGACTGA
- a CDS encoding sensor histidine kinase, whose amino-acid sequence MSGRLWFFRRWRPRSLQARQLLAASVGLVAFLALAGYALDAAFADTTRANLRERLKNYATAYAAGIDFTRDRSLYIREQPPDPRFDRPGSGLYLQVVMPDGKGNSMSAEGPMLPTQGGGLLRPNQEVFEGPLPMIQIDGSPGSVYRYGLGLVWDADADPATEFPYTIYVMEDSRAMGAQLRVFRGRVWFYLGGIGLILLLLQTVILQWSLRPLRRVITELTKVQRGETARMSERHPRELEPLTDSINAFIESERENLERQRNTLADLAHSLKTPIAVLRTQMDSGAGDGALREELNVQLQRMNNLVSYQLARAASSGHKLFAAPLPIEPSAEEIVRGLEKVYAAKGVLCEFDIDPAARFHGEPGDLQELLGNLLENAFKWANRRVLLTVQALPAPNARRAGLLLAVDDDGPGIAQDDIAKVLQRGVRGDERVQGHGIGLSIVQDLIKDYRGELLVARSAELGGARFEARMPPGP is encoded by the coding sequence ATGTCCGGCCGTCTGTGGTTCTTCCGACGCTGGCGGCCGCGCTCGTTGCAGGCGCGCCAGCTGCTCGCCGCTTCGGTGGGCCTGGTCGCGTTCCTGGCCCTGGCCGGGTACGCGCTGGATGCTGCCTTTGCCGATACCACCCGCGCCAACCTGCGCGAGCGGTTGAAGAACTACGCCACCGCCTACGCGGCGGGTATCGATTTCACCCGCGACCGCTCGCTGTACATCCGCGAGCAGCCGCCGGACCCGCGCTTTGACCGTCCCGGCAGCGGCCTGTACCTGCAGGTCGTGATGCCGGACGGCAAGGGCAATTCGATGTCGGCCGAAGGTCCGATGCTGCCCACCCAGGGCGGTGGCCTGCTGCGCCCGAACCAGGAAGTGTTCGAAGGCCCGCTGCCGATGATCCAGATCGACGGCAGCCCCGGTTCGGTCTACCGCTACGGCCTGGGCCTGGTGTGGGACGCCGACGCCGATCCGGCCACCGAATTCCCCTACACCATCTACGTGATGGAAGACTCCCGCGCGATGGGCGCGCAGCTGCGCGTGTTCCGCGGCCGGGTCTGGTTCTACCTGGGTGGCATCGGCCTGATCCTGCTGCTGCTGCAGACGGTCATCCTGCAGTGGAGCCTGCGCCCGCTGCGCCGGGTGATCACCGAGCTGACCAAGGTGCAGCGCGGCGAGACCGCGCGCATGAGCGAACGCCACCCGCGCGAGCTGGAACCGCTGACCGACAGCATCAACGCCTTCATTGAAAGCGAGCGCGAGAACCTGGAGCGGCAGCGCAACACGCTGGCCGACCTGGCGCACAGCCTGAAGACCCCCATTGCCGTGCTGCGCACGCAGATGGACAGCGGCGCCGGCGATGGCGCGCTGCGCGAAGAGTTGAACGTGCAGCTGCAGCGCATGAACAACCTGGTGTCCTACCAGCTGGCGCGCGCGGCCTCGTCGGGCCACAAGCTGTTTGCCGCACCGCTGCCGATCGAGCCCAGCGCCGAGGAAATCGTGCGCGGGCTGGAAAAGGTCTACGCCGCCAAGGGCGTGCTGTGCGAATTCGATATCGATCCGGCCGCGCGCTTCCACGGCGAACCGGGCGACCTGCAGGAACTGCTGGGCAACCTGCTGGAAAACGCCTTCAAGTGGGCCAACCGCCGCGTGCTGCTGACCGTGCAGGCCCTGCCGGCCCCGAACGCCCGCCGCGCCGGCCTGCTGCTGGCGGTGGACGATGATGGCCCGGGCATCGCCCAGGACGACATCGCCAAGGTGCTGCAGCGTGGCGTGCGCGGCGACGAGCGCGTGCAGGGCCACGGCATCGGCCTGTCGATCGTGCAGGACCTGATCAAGGATTACCGCGGCGAACTGCTGGTGGCGCGTTCGGCCGAACTGGGCGGCGCGCGCTTTGAAGCCCGGATGCCACCGGGGCCGTAA
- the dusA gene encoding tRNA dihydrouridine(20/20a) synthase DusA, producing the protein MPGSTINRPMPSAAARYADSLRLSVAPMMDWTDRHCRVFHRLLAPGARLYTEMVHANAVIHGDRERLIGFDAVEHPLALQLGGSDPALLAQAARIAADWGYDEINLNCGCPSDRVQAGRFGACLMREPELVGECVAAMVAAVDIPVTVKCRLGVDEDNDYDVFAAFVDRQVAAGAAMVVVHARNAWLKGLSPKENREVPPLRYDWAYRLKAERPALPVVINGGLASVEAVQAQAGKVDGVMLGRAAYHDPYLLHQLEAVQAGAPLRSRQALLRALRPYVEAQLARGLALKHITRHLLGLFHGQPGGRAFRQVLSEGAHRPGADWTLVEQALALTERDVDRSAA; encoded by the coding sequence ATGCCAGGCTCCACGATCAACCGCCCGATGCCGTCCGCCGCTGCCCGCTACGCCGATTCCCTGCGCCTGTCCGTCGCCCCGATGATGGATTGGACCGACCGCCACTGCCGCGTGTTCCACCGGCTGCTGGCGCCGGGTGCGCGGCTGTACACGGAAATGGTGCACGCCAACGCCGTCATCCACGGTGACCGCGAGCGCCTGATCGGCTTCGATGCCGTCGAGCATCCGCTGGCGCTGCAGCTGGGTGGCAGCGATCCAGCGCTGCTGGCCCAGGCCGCACGCATTGCGGCGGACTGGGGCTATGACGAGATCAACCTCAACTGCGGCTGCCCGTCCGACCGCGTGCAGGCCGGGCGCTTCGGTGCCTGCCTGATGCGCGAACCCGAGCTGGTGGGCGAGTGCGTGGCGGCGATGGTCGCGGCGGTGGACATCCCGGTGACGGTGAAGTGCCGGCTGGGTGTGGACGAGGACAATGATTACGACGTGTTCGCTGCCTTCGTCGATCGGCAGGTTGCCGCCGGCGCGGCAATGGTGGTCGTGCATGCGCGCAATGCCTGGCTGAAGGGCCTGTCGCCGAAGGAGAACCGCGAAGTGCCGCCGCTCCGGTACGACTGGGCCTACCGGCTCAAGGCCGAGCGACCGGCGCTGCCGGTGGTGATCAACGGCGGCCTGGCCAGCGTCGAAGCGGTGCAGGCGCAGGCCGGCAAGGTCGACGGCGTCATGCTCGGCCGCGCGGCCTACCACGATCCCTACCTGCTGCATCAGCTGGAGGCCGTGCAGGCCGGTGCGCCGCTGCGCAGCCGCCAGGCGCTGCTGCGCGCGCTGCGCCCCTACGTGGAGGCCCAGCTGGCACGGGGCCTGGCCCTGAAGCACATCACCCGCCACCTGCTGGGCCTGTTCCACGGCCAGCCCGGTGGCCGTGCCTTCCGCCAGGTCCTGAGCGAGGGCGCGCATCGCCCCGGGGCGGACTGGACGCTGGTGGAACAGGCACTGGCGCTGACCGAGCGCGACGTTGACCGTTCTGCAGCGTGA